The following is a genomic window from Acidobacteriota bacterium.
GGCCTCGCCCAGGGCCTGGCCAAAGTCGGCCAGAAGGTCTGCCTGGCGCTGCGCGAGCCCTCCCTGGGCCCCACCTTCGGGCGCAAGGGCGGCGCCACCGGCGGCGGCAAGGCTTCGGTGACGCCCATGGAGGACATCAACCTCCACTTCACCGGCGACTTCCACGCCATCTCCACCGCCAACAATCTGCTGGCGGCGATGCTCGACAATCATCTGCACCACGGCAACCAACTGGGCCTGGATCCTCGGCGGGTCACCTGGCGGCGGGTGATGGATCTCAACGACCGCGCTCTGCGCCAGATCCTCATCGGCCTCGGAGGCCCACTGCAGGGTGTCCCGCGGGAAACCGGTTTCGACATCACCCCGGCCTCGGAGGTCATGGCCGCCCTGTGCCTGGCGGAGGACGCTGAGGATCTCGGCAAGCGCCTGGGGCGCATGCTGGTGGGCCTGACCTATGACCGCCAACCGGTCACCGCCGCCGAGCTCAAAGCGGTGGGGGCCATGCGGGTGCTGCTCAAGGACGCCATCCACCCCAACCTGGTACAGACCCTGGAGGGTGTGCCGGCCTTCATCCACGGCGGCCCCTTCGCCAACATCGCCCACGGCTGCAACTCCGTGGCCGCCACCAAGATGGCCATGGCCTACGCCGACTGGACCGTCACCGAGGCGGGCTTCGGTGCCGATCTGGGAGCAGAGAAATTCTTCGACATCAAATGCGCCGGCGCCGGCCTCAAACCGGCGGTGACGGTGCTGGTGGCCACCATCCGGGCACTGAAGCGCCACGGTGGAGTCAAGAAGAAGGAGCTCGGCGAAACCAACGCCGCCGCCGTCGAGGCTGGATTGGACAACCTACGCAAGCACGTGGAGAACATCCAGCTCTTCGGC
Proteins encoded in this region:
- a CDS encoding formate--tetrahydrofolate ligase encodes the protein MHSPGHPLPIVEVAEGLGIPRRHLAFYGDDKAKVRLAARQDGGSKPGKLILVSAITPTDAGEGKTTTSIGLAQGLAKVGQKVCLALREPSLGPTFGRKGGATGGGKASVTPMEDINLHFTGDFHAISTANNLLAAMLDNHLHHGNQLGLDPRRVTWRRVMDLNDRALRQILIGLGGPLQGVPRETGFDITPASEVMAALCLAEDAEDLGKRLGRMLVGLTYDRQPVTAAELKAVGAMRVLLKDAIHPNLVQTLEGVPAFIHGGPFANIAHGCNSVAATKMAMAYADWTVTEAGFGADLGAEKFFDIKCAGAGLKPAVTVLVATIRALKRHGGVKKKELGETNAAAVEAGLDNLRKHVENIQLFGEPPVVTLNRFAGDEEEEVAVVRAACRELKVPFAVCDGFAEGGPGAVELAHAVLEHAQLKEESTFHPLYDWSDSIPDKLETVAKKVYGAGKVSWTAEARKDLKMISNLGYEGLPLCVAKTPASLSDDPKLINRPQGFTVTVRGLILSAGAGFVVPLMGDIMRMPGLAKKPAAFGIDLVDGEVRGVS